ACCGAGTGGTCGAGGCCGAACGGCGAGCCGATCGCGACAACCCACTGGCCCGGCTTCAGGGTGTTGGAGTCGCCCACGCGCACGGTCGGCAGGTTCTTGCCGTCGATCTTCAGCAGGGCCACGTCGTACTGCTGGTCACTGCCCACCACCTTGGCGGTGAACTCGCGGCTGTCGCCCAGCTTGACCTTCACGTCACTGGCGTCGGCCACCACGTGGTAGTTGGTCAGCACATAGCCATCGGGCGAGATGATGAAGCCCGAGCCCATGCCGCGGCCCTTGATGCTGGGACCGCCATCCTGCCCACCCGGGCCCTGCCCCGGCATCGGGAAGTCAGGACCGAAGAAGCGGCGGAAGAACTCCGGCATGTCATCGTCGCCGCCCATCGGGCCGCGCGAGGCCTGGCGGTTGTTGCGGACGATGGTGGTGTCGACGTTGACCACGCCCGGGCCGACCTGTTCGACCAGGTTGGTGAAGTCGGGCAGGCCACTGACCAGCGGCTGCGCGGGCGCCCGCGGCGCCGCGGCCGGCGCAGGCTGGGTCTGGGCGGCCGGCGCCGGCGCCTGTGCGCAGGCCATCAGCGGAAGGGTCAGGGCCAGCAGGCCAATGGCCTGCGTGCGGAGTCGGGGAGTCATCGGACGGCAACCTCCGGGTCGGATGGAAAGAGGAATACGGGCCCCGCCGGCGGCGGGGCGTGAAGGCGCCCGGCTCAGTCGCGCGGGCGCGGCGGCACCGGCAGGTCGTCCTGCAGGCGCGGCTCGAACGGGTAGAACGCGGCGCCACCGGCATGGGCCGGGAAGCTGGCATTGAGCGCGCCACCGGCGGCGGGCGCCAGGCTGGAGCGCGGCCACGGCCGGGCCTGCAGCCCACCGACTTCACCGAACGGCAGGTTGCGGTTGGCATTGGCCGGCACGGTCGGGGTCAACGGTGCCTGCACGGCGGCGATGGCGCGCTGCGGGGTCTCATCGCGCTGGGCGGCACGCGCGGCCTGCTGGCTGCGCGTGGCACTGGCGCGACGGGCGTCCTGGCGGCGGTTGGCCGCGGCCATCGCCACGGCTGGCACACCAGCCACAGCCATCGCGGCAGTGTCCACCGAGGCTTCGGTCACCGCCGCCGGATGGGACGGCGCCGGCGGCAACTCCGCCTGGCTGGCGATCACCTGCGGTGCCAACGGCTCGCCAGGAGTGCCCTCCTTCAGCTTCTCGCCGCCCATGAACAGGGCGACCGCAGCAACCGATGCGGCCAGGGCGGCGCCGCCTCCCCAGGCTCGCCAACCACTGCGGCGCACCTGGCGGCGGGGTTCGGCCTGCGGCGTCGGCTCGGCCGCGATGGCGGCCGACACGGCGGCGCTGAAGCCGGCCGGTGCCAACACCGAGGCCTGCCCTCGCATCACGTCGCCCAGCAGCTGCCAGCGTTCCTGGCAGCCGGCCAGCTCGGGGTCGTGCTCCATCCGGCGCAGCAGGAAGCGCGCTTCATCGGCGCCCAGCTCAGCATCGACCAGGGCCGACAGCTGCTCGCGATGGCGCTGGTCCAGGCGCTGCCCGGCGGGCGATTGATGGTTCTGAGATTCGTTGAACGGATTACTGGTCATACGCGGCTCTTCTCACGGGTGGCGCTGCCGATGTCCAACAGCGGCCGGAGTTCGGTGTCGATCGCCTCGCGCGCCCGGAAGATCCGTGAACGCACGGTGCCGATCGGGCACCCCATCTTCTGCGCGATATCCTCGTAACTCAGGCCTTCCACCTCGCGCAGGGTGATCGCTGACCGGAGTTCTTCCGGCAGCGCGTTGACGGCCTTCATTACCGTCTGTTCCAGCTCCTGGCGCATCAACTCGCGCTCGGGCGTGTCGGTGTCCCGCAGGCGGGTACCGCTGTCGAACTGCTCGGCGTCGCCGATGTCGATGTCATCGGTCGGCGGACGTCGATTGTGTGAAGCCAGGTAGTTTTTGGCGGTATTCACGGCGATTCGATGCAACCAGGTTGAGAACTGGGCATCGCCACGGAAACTTCCGATCGCGCGGTAGGCGCGGATGAAAGTGTCCTGGGCGACGTCCTGACATTCGCTCCAGTCGGCGATGTAGCGACCGACCAGGGCCACGACTCGATGCTGGTACTTGCGCACCAGGACATCGAACGCGGCACTCTCGCCGTGCTGCACGCGCCGGACCAGCTCCAGATCCAGCTCCTGAGGTGTATCAACATCGGCCATGAGGGGCCGCACTCCTGTCAGCCCAACCGACGTCGGGCAATGAGACTGCCAATCCCGGGAAAAGTTCAGTCGCCGATCACCCGGCGCCGCACCAGCTTTTAACCACCGTTCCGTTAGCGTCCCGGTCCACGGCCATGGATCCGGGGGCGCCACTCCCCTGCTATTGGGATTTGACGCGGGGGAAACAACCTCTGGATCATAGCCGCTTCTCCATACACAACCGGATGGAACGTCCATGCTCTCAGGCTTCGATGGTCTCCGCTTCAGCCACTGGCACCCCGAGATCCGCGACGACGGCGTGGTGGTTCTCTCCCTGGATCGTCAGGACAGCAGCGTCAACGCAATGTCGCAGGACGTGCTGCTGGAACTGGGCGACCTGCTTGAGCGCATCGCCCTGGACCCGCCCAAGGGCGTGGTGGTCCAGTCGCTGAAGAAGGCCGGCTTCATTGCCGGTGCCGACCTGAAGGAGTTCCAGGAATTCGACCGTCGCGGCACCGTCAACGACGCGATCCGTCGCGGCCAGGCCACCTACCAGAAGCTGGCCGAGCTGCCCTGCCCCACCGTGGCGGCGATCCACGGCCACTGCCTGGGCGGCGGCACCGAGCTGGCATTGGCCTGCCGCTACCGCGTGGCCTCCAATGACAGCAGCACCCGCATCGGCCTGCCGGAGACCCAGCTGGGCATCTTCCCGGGCTGGGGTGGCAGCGCGCGCCTGCCGCAGCTGGTCGGTGCACCGGCGGCGATGGACATGATGCTGACCGGCCGCACCCTGTCGGCCTCGGCCGCGCGCGGCATCGGCCTGGTCGACAAGGTGGTGGCACCGGCGGTGGTGCTCGATACCGCCGTGGCGCTGGCGCTGTCCGGCACCACGCGCCCGTTCAAGCAGCGCGCGACGGCCTGGGCCACCAACACCTGGCTGGCACGCACGCTGCTGGCGCCGCAGATGGTCAAGCAGGTCGCGCGCAAGGCCAAGAAAGACCAGTACCCGGCACCGTACGCGCTGATCAGCACCTGGCAACGCAGCGGCGGCAAGCCGATGCAGGCCCGCCTGGACGCTGAGCGACGTGCCGTGGTGAAGCTGGCCAGTACACCGACCGCGCGCAACCTGATCCGCATCTTCTTCCTCACCGAGCGCCTGAAGGGCCTGGGCGGCGGTGATTCCGGCATCCGCCACGTGCACGTGGTCGGCGCCGGCGTGATGGGCGGCGACATCGCCGCGTGGGCCGCTTACAAGGGCTTCGAGGTGACCCTGCAGGACCGCGAGCAGCGCTTCATCGACCCGGCCATGGAACGCGCGCAGGCGCTGTTCGCCAAGAAGGTGCGCGACGAGAGCAAGCGTCCCGCCGTGGCCGCGCGCCTGCGTGCCGACCTGGAAGGCAACGGCGTGGCCGAGGCCGACCTGGTGATCGAAGCGATCATCGAGAACCCGGAAGCCAAGCGTGCGCTGTACCAGACGCTGGAACCGAAGATGAAACTGGACGCGCTGCTGACCACCAATACCTCGTCGATTCCGTTGGTGGAACTGCGCGACCATATCCAGCGCCCGGCACAGTTCGCCGGCCTGCACTACTTCAATCCGGTCGCGCAGATGCCGTTGGTGGAGATCATCCATCACGATGGCATGGCGCCGGAAACCGAGCGTCGCCTGGCCGCGTTCTGCAAGGCGCTGGGCAAGTTCCCGGTGCCGGTGGCCGGCAGCCCTGGATTCCTGGTCAACCGCGTGCTGTTCCCGTACATGCTGGAAGCCGCCACCGCGTATGCCGAAGGCATCCCGGGCCCGGTGATCGACAAGGCCGCAGTGAAGTTCGGCATGCCGATGGGCCCGATCGAACTGATCGATACCGTCGGACTGGATGTGGCCGCCGGCGTCGGCCGCGAACTGGCGCCATTCCTGGGCCTGCAGATTCCCGCCGCGCTGCAGACGGTGGAACCGGACAAGCGTGGCAAGAAGGACGGCCAGGGCATCTACGCCTGGGAGAACGGCAAGCCGAAGAAGCCGGACGTGGCCAGCGATTACCAGGCCCCGGGCGATCTGGAGGACCGCCTGATCCTGCCGCTGTTGAACGAGGCGGTGGCCTGCCTGCACGAAGGTGTGGTGGCCGACGCGGACCTGCTGGATGCCGGCGTGATCTTCGGCACCGGTTTCGCCCCGTTCCGCGGCGGTCCGATCCAGCACATCCGTGCGGTCGGTGCCGACGCGATCGTCGAGCGGCTGAAGGCGCTGCAGCAGCGCCATGGCGATCGTTTCGCACCGGGCCCGGGCTGGGACAATCCCGCCCTGCGCGAACCGGTGGTTTGAGTTCATCGGCCGGGCCTGCGGCCCGGCACCCGCGGTAGTGCCGGCCGCTGGCCGGCAACCTCAGAAGCCAGAGCCAAAGTGGCTCTGGCTTTTCTGTTTGTTGGGCGGGGCGGTGTCGGGTTGCGGGGACGCCGTAAACCCGTCCTTGGGGGCTTGGCCGCGGCATCCATGCCGCGGACACCCCGCAACCCGACACCGCCCCACCCCTGACAGTTTCCCGGTGACGGTGGGTGAACTGCGATGGCTGTAGGTGTCGACCTTGGTCGACACCAGGAGCGAAGCGACCGGCGTTTGATTTTGATTTTGATTTTCTTTTTTTCTTCTTCGTGGCTGGACGCACACGGAAACTGTCAGAGGTCGGGCGGGTGGGTTGCGCAGGACCGTTGGCGCCATGGATGGCGCCATCGAGCCCCCATGGATGGGTTTACGGCGTGTCCTGCGCAACCCACCCGCCCGGCCAAGCACGACTTTTGATCTTGCTTCCGCCTTCAGCGACCAAGCAACCAGCCACGAGGGGCTGCGCCGTTGGCTGGAACAACCTGTTACCCATACGGGGCATGTGCCCGTCACAGCTGCATGCGATGCTGACCACCTGATCCCTGCCAGCGAGAACGCCCGCATGACCACCATCATCGCACCGCGCGTGCACGACATCGGCGGCCTCGAAGTCCGTCGCGCCGTCCCTACCCTGCAGGCGCGCAGCATCGGTTCGTTCGTGTTCGTCGACCAGATGGGCCCGGCACTCATGCACCCCGGCACCGCCATCGACGTGCGCCCGCATCCGCATATCGGCCTGGCCACAGTCACCTACCTGTGGTCGGGCGCCATCGGCCACCGCGACACGCTGGGCTCGGATCAGGTGATCCGTCCCGGTGACGTCAACTGGATGACCGCCGGCCGCGGTATCGCCCATTCCGAGCGCACGCCGCAGCCGGACCGCGATCACGACAACCCGATCCACGGCATGCAGACCTGGGTGGCACTGCCGAAATCGCATGAGGAAATCGAACCGGCGTTCTACCACCATGCCGCGGCCACCCTGCCCGAGCAGCGCCGCAATGGTGTCTGGCTGCGAGTGATCGCCGGCCGCGCCTATGGCGAGGAATCGCCGGTGAAGGTGTTCGCCGACACCCTCAACGTAGCGATCGATCTCGACCCGGATGCGGAGATCGATATCGACAATGGCCACCGCGAGCGCGCGTTGTACATCCTCGAAGGCGACGCGCAGTTGGACGGCGTTGACATCCCCGCCCAGCATCTGGTGATCCCCGAAGCCGGTGCGATAGGTCGCCTGCGTGCGAAGACGCCGGTGAAGGCGATGCTGTTCGGCGGCGAGCCGCTGGATGGCCCGCGTCATCTGTGGTGGAACTTCGTCTCCAGTTCGAAGGAGCGCATCGAGCAGGCCAAGCACGATTGGGAAGCCGGCCGCTTCGGCACCATTCCGGGCGACGACAAGGAATTCATCCCCCTTCCGCAGTACTGAACATCGCGTGTTGCACACATCCGAAGGTGTATCCCTGCACCCGGCGTTGACGCTACAGTCACCCGCTGATCATTGAAATGTGACATAAATCACACTTTCGACCGTCAAAGGAGTGCAACACATGAGCATGGGTAAACGCTTGTCCGCCGAGTTCCTCGGCACG
The sequence above is a segment of the Stenotrophomonas maltophilia genome. Coding sequences within it:
- a CDS encoding sigma-E factor negative regulatory protein, with amino-acid sequence MTSNPFNESQNHQSPAGQRLDQRHREQLSALVDAELGADEARFLLRRMEHDPELAGCQERWQLLGDVMRGQASVLAPAGFSAAVSAAIAAEPTPQAEPRRQVRRSGWRAWGGGAALAASVAAVALFMGGEKLKEGTPGEPLAPQVIASQAELPPAPSHPAAVTEASVDTAAMAVAGVPAVAMAAANRRQDARRASATRSQQAARAAQRDETPQRAIAAVQAPLTPTVPANANRNLPFGEVGGLQARPWPRSSLAPAAGGALNASFPAHAGGAAFYPFEPRLQDDLPVPPRPRD
- the rpoE gene encoding RNA polymerase sigma factor RpoE, producing MADVDTPQELDLELVRRVQHGESAAFDVLVRKYQHRVVALVGRYIADWSECQDVAQDTFIRAYRAIGSFRGDAQFSTWLHRIAVNTAKNYLASHNRRPPTDDIDIGDAEQFDSGTRLRDTDTPERELMRQELEQTVMKAVNALPEELRSAITLREVEGLSYEDIAQKMGCPIGTVRSRIFRAREAIDTELRPLLDIGSATREKSRV
- a CDS encoding 3-hydroxyacyl-CoA dehydrogenase NAD-binding domain-containing protein; protein product: MLSGFDGLRFSHWHPEIRDDGVVVLSLDRQDSSVNAMSQDVLLELGDLLERIALDPPKGVVVQSLKKAGFIAGADLKEFQEFDRRGTVNDAIRRGQATYQKLAELPCPTVAAIHGHCLGGGTELALACRYRVASNDSSTRIGLPETQLGIFPGWGGSARLPQLVGAPAAMDMMLTGRTLSASAARGIGLVDKVVAPAVVLDTAVALALSGTTRPFKQRATAWATNTWLARTLLAPQMVKQVARKAKKDQYPAPYALISTWQRSGGKPMQARLDAERRAVVKLASTPTARNLIRIFFLTERLKGLGGGDSGIRHVHVVGAGVMGGDIAAWAAYKGFEVTLQDREQRFIDPAMERAQALFAKKVRDESKRPAVAARLRADLEGNGVAEADLVIEAIIENPEAKRALYQTLEPKMKLDALLTTNTSSIPLVELRDHIQRPAQFAGLHYFNPVAQMPLVEIIHHDGMAPETERRLAAFCKALGKFPVPVAGSPGFLVNRVLFPYMLEAATAYAEGIPGPVIDKAAVKFGMPMGPIELIDTVGLDVAAGVGRELAPFLGLQIPAALQTVEPDKRGKKDGQGIYAWENGKPKKPDVASDYQAPGDLEDRLILPLLNEAVACLHEGVVADADLLDAGVIFGTGFAPFRGGPIQHIRAVGADAIVERLKALQQRHGDRFAPGPGWDNPALREPVV
- a CDS encoding pirin family protein, coding for MTTIIAPRVHDIGGLEVRRAVPTLQARSIGSFVFVDQMGPALMHPGTAIDVRPHPHIGLATVTYLWSGAIGHRDTLGSDQVIRPGDVNWMTAGRGIAHSERTPQPDRDHDNPIHGMQTWVALPKSHEEIEPAFYHHAAATLPEQRRNGVWLRVIAGRAYGEESPVKVFADTLNVAIDLDPDAEIDIDNGHRERALYILEGDAQLDGVDIPAQHLVIPEAGAIGRLRAKTPVKAMLFGGEPLDGPRHLWWNFVSSSKERIEQAKHDWEAGRFGTIPGDDKEFIPLPQY